CCGCCCGCCAAGGTGCTCGTCGTGGGCGCCGGGGTAGCCGGTCTTTCCGCAATCGGGGCGGCGGGCAGCCTGGGCGCCATCGTGCGTGCCACCGACCCACGGCCAGAGGTCGCCGATCAGGTGAAATCCCTTGGCGGTGAGTATATTTCGGTCGACGACAGCGAGGCCGAAGTGTCCGCCACCGGATACGCCAAGGAGATGAGCGAGGACTACAAGGCCCGTGAGGCGCAGCTGTACGCCGAACAGTGCCAGGACGTCGACATCATCATCACCACCGCACTGATCCCCGGCAAACCGGCACCGCGGATCATCACGGCGGACATGGTCGCCGGCATGACCCCGGGCAGCGTCATCGTGGATATGGCCGCGTCCAACGGCGGCAACGTCGAGGGCACGGTCAAGGACCAGCTCGTCGTCACCGACAACGACGTGACCATCATCGGCTACACGGACCTGGCCGGACGGCTCCCCGCCCAGTCCTCCCAGCTCTACGGCACCAACCTGGTCAACCTGCTGAAGCTGATGACGCCGGAGAAGGACGGACAACTCGTCCTCAATTTCGACGACGTGGTCCAGCGGTCCATGACCGTGGTCCGCGACGGCGAGTCCACCTGGCCCCCGCCGCCGGTGCAGGTCTCGGCAGCACCTGCCGTCCCGGCGGCCGCCGCGCCGGTCAAGGAGTCGCACGCCAAGCAACCGATGTCCAACAAGCGCCGGCTGACGACCACACTGATCGCCGCGGCGGTGCTGTTCGGCCTCATCGCGATCTCACCGGCCGCCCTGCAGGTGCACCTCACGGTGTTCGCGTTGGCCATTGTGATCGGCTACTACGTGATCGGCCACGTCCATCACGCCCTGCACACTCCGCTGATGTCGGTGACCAATGCGATCTCCGGAATCATCGTGCTGGGCGCTTTGCTGCAGATCGGAAAAGAGAACCTCCCGATCACCGTGGTGTCCTGTGCGGCGATCCTGCTGGCCAGCATCAACATCTTCGGCGGCTTCGCGGTGACGCGACGCATGCTGGCCATGTTCTCCCGCAGCTGAGCCTGCGCACCCAATCGGAGGATCATCCCTTGTTCACGATAGAAACCGCCGCCAAAGCGGCATACGTCGTCGCGGCCCTGCTGTTCATCCTGGCGCTCGCCGGGCTGTCCAAGCACGAAACGTCGCGGGCCGGAAACACGTTCGGCATCTTCGGCATGGCCGTAGCACTGGCCGCCACCATCGCCCTGGCGATTAACGGACACATCGAGTCGCTGGGAGTGGCGCTGCTGGCCGGTGCCGTCGCGGTAGGCGCGGCAATTGGTCTGTGGCGCGCCCGGGTGGTCGAGATGACCGGCATGCCCGAACTGATCGCATTGCTGCACTCGTTCGTCGGTTTGGCCGCCGTGCTGGTCGGCTGGAACGGCTACCTGTTCGTGGAGCACAACCCTGGTGGCGCCGAGGCGGCCACCCTGCGCGCGGAGGGCCTGGGCGGCATCCACTCGGCCGAGGTCGTCATCGGCGTCTTCATCGGTGCCGTGACCTTCACCGGCTCGATCGTGGCGAACCTCAAACTCTCGGCGCGAATCAAGTCGGCGCCGATGATGCTTCCGGGCAAGAACTTCCTGAACGTCGGCGCGCTGGTGCTGTTCGGCGCCCTCACGGTGTGGTTCGTGATCAACCCGACGATCTGGCTTCTCGCCGCCGTCACCGCGCTCGCCCTGCTGCTCGGGTGGCACCTGGTCGCGTCCATCGGCGGCGGCGACATGCCCGTTGTCGTGTCGATGCTTAACAGCTATTCGGGATGGGCCGCGGCCGCATCCGGCTTCCTGCTCAGCAACGACCTGCTGATCATTACCGGTGCCCTGGTCGGATCTTCCGGTGCGTACCTGTCCTACATCATGTGCAAGGCGATGAACCGCTCGTTCATCTCCGTGATCGCCGGCGGCTTCGGCATCGAGGCGGGTCCGGCCGAGGACAAGGACTACGGCGAGCACCGGGAGGTCACCGCCGAAGGAGCCGCCGAACTGCTCGGCTCGGCCGACTCGGTGATCATCACGCCGGGATACGGGATGGCTGTCGCGCAGGCCCAGAACGCCGTCGCCGAGCTGACCCGCAAACTGCGTGCCCGCGGCGTCAACGTCAGGTTCGGCATCCACCCGGTCGCGGGACGCCTGCCCGGCCACATGAACGTGCTGCTGGCCGAGGCGAAGGTGCCCTACGACATCGTGCTGGAAATGGACGAGATCAACGACGACTTCTCCGACACCGCCGTCGTCCTGGTCATCGGCGCCAACGACACCGTCAACCCGGCGGCCGCCGAAGACCCGAGCAGCCCCATCGCCGGTATGCCGGTGCTGACCGTCTGGGACGCCGACAACGTGGTCGTGTTCAAACGTTCGATGGCCTCCGGCTACGCCGGCGTGCAGAACCCGCTGTTCTTCCGGGAGAACACCGCGATGCTGTTCGGCGACGCGCGCGACCGGGTCGAGGCGATCCTCGCGGCGCTCTAGCGTCGCGTCGCGCTTGTAGTGGCGGCGGTTCGGCTCGCCGAGATTGCCGCTACGGTCGCGGTTTGCCGTTCGAGCGCAACCACCACCGCGGTCTCGCGGGGGGCGCTGCCGTCGCTACTTGCGGCGTCAACGGTTCAGCTCGCCGAGATTGCCGCTACGGTCGCGGATCGCCTACCGAGCACAACCACCACCGCCGTCTCGCGGGGGGCGCTGCCGTCGCAGCTGCGGCGACGGCAGGTCGGCTCGCCGAGATTGCCCCTACGGTCGCGGATCGCCTACCGAGCACAACCACCACCGCCATCTCGCGGGGCAACTGCAGTCGCGCTGCGGCGGGGGATGATCCGTGTGAGTATTCGATGTGATGACGAACCGGTGTGCCGAAAGCCCGGAAGCCGGGCAGCGAACTCGATACGCTTGGCGCACACACCGGTGATTGACGCTTAGGGGGCGACGTGTCGTTTCTAGCCGTGGCTCCTGACTGGGTCACGTCGGCGGCAGCGGATCTGGAGAACATCGGTTCTGCGCTGGCCGCGGCCAACGCCGCGGCAGCTCTTCCGACCACGGGGGTCGCGGCCGCCGCGGCCGATGAAGTCTCGACCGCGATCGCTTCCCTGTTCGCCGGGTTCGGCCAGGAATATCAGGCCATCAACACCCAGCTCAGCGCGTTCCAGCAGCAGTTCGTGCTGTTGCTCGGCGGCTCGGCCGGCTCGTACGCGACCGCAGAGGCGACGGCCGCGTCCGTGCTCGACCCCGTTTTCGGCATCATCAATACGCCCACGCAGCTGCTGCTGGGACGTCCGCTGATCGGTGACGGAGCGGCGGGCACTGCCGCATCGCCCAACGGCGGGGCCGGCGGGTTGCTGTGGGGCAATGGCGGGGCCGGGTACTCGCCCGCGACCGGGCCGGGAGGTGCGGGCGGTTCGGCCGGATTCGTCGGCAACGGCGGCGCGGGAGGCACCGGCGGGATCGGCGCAGTCGGTGGCGCCGGTGGCAACGGCGGCTGGTTGTACGGGAATGGCGGCTACGGCGGCTGGGGCGGTGCAAACGCCGGGGGCGTCGGCGGAAACGGCGGTGCCGGCGGAATTGCCTATTTGCTGGGCAATGGTGGCTACGGCGGCGCGGGCGGCCTTGGCAACGATCCGCTACTGCCTCTCGGCTACGGCGGGACCGGCGGCCACGGCGGCATGATCTGGGGCAATCAGGGCTTCAGCGGCGCGGGCTGGGACGGCAAGACGATTTCGATGCCGACCGTCCAAACCACCGAACCGATAGTCAACCTGTCCGTCAACGGCCAAACCAGCGGCCCGATCCTGGTCGACACCGGATCCGCCGGACTGGTCATGCAGATCAAGGACATCGGCGGGCTGCCGGGATTGCTCAAGCTCGGCATCCCGCACGGACTCAACATCAGCGCCTACAGCGGTGGCCTGACCTACCTCTACGCCAGCTACCCCACGTCGGTGGACTTCGGCAACGGCATCGTCAGCTCACCCACCGCAGTAAATGTTGTGCTGTTCTCCCTGCCAACTTCGCCGTTTGCGATCAACGCATACTTCACCGAGTTCTTGAAGAACCCGTTCACGACGCCGTTCGACGCGTATTTCGCGACCGCCGGCGTGGACGGGGTGTTGGGCGTAGGCCCGAACGCGGTCGGCCCAGGCCCGAACATTCCGACCCAGGCTTTGCCGGGCGCGCTGGCCCAGGGCTTGCAGATCGACATGCAGAATCAAAAGTTGACGTTCGGTCCGAACCCGGACCCGACGCCCGGGTTCTCGATCAACGGCTCCCCGATCTCCACGCTGTATGTGAAAGTTGGGGCCGGACCGTTGCAAGCGGTCCCGTCGATTGTCGATTCTGGCGGCGTGCTTGGCACTATGCCGTCTTCCGTGATCGGTGGAGCGGGGAGTCTACCCGCAGGGACAGATATATATGTTTACGGCGACGCCGCCGGTACGAAGGAGCTTTACCACTACAACACGAGTTGGTACACACCGACGGTGATCTCGTCCGGCCTGATGAACACCGGCTACCTGCCATTCGCAACCCAACCCATCTACATCAGCAACTCGCCAGGCGGGGTCGGCACCACAGTCGTCAACACCCCTTAATCCAATCCCTCTGCCCCATCACTAAATTCACTCCTGTCACCCCCCGCCGCTAAAGTCGGCCCCATGTTGCAGACGATCGCCGTGCGCGGTTACCGCTCGCTCCGCGACATCGTGCTGCCACTGGGCCGGCTGTCCGTCGTCACCGGGGCCAACGGCACCGGCAAGTCGTCGGTGTACCGCGCACTGCGCCTGTTGGCCGACTGCGGCCGCGGCGACGTCATCGGCTCGCTGGCGCGAGAGGGTGGTCTGGAATCGGTGCTGTGGGCAGGTCCGGAGCAGCTAACCGGAGCCCGCAAACAGGGAAAAGCCCAGGGCACCACCCGCAGCCGCCCGCTATCGCTCGAACTCGGTTTCGCCGCAGACGATTTCGGTTACCTCGTCGACCTCGGCATCCCGCAGATGGCAGGCATCCGCTCGGCATTCTCCCGCGATCCGGAGATCAAGCGCGAGGCGATCTTCGCCGGTCCGGTCCTACGGCGCGCCACCACCCTGGTACTCCGCACCCGCGACTTCGCCGAAGTCAGTGGCGATTCCGGGTTCGACGAGCTGAGCCGTACGCTGCCGGCCTACCGCAGCGTGCTCACCGAATACGCCCACCCACAAGCACTTCCAGAGCTCGCGGCCGTCCGGGAACGGCTCCGTGGGTGGCGCTTCTACGACGGTTTCCGGGTCGACGCCGCCGCCCCGGCCCGGCTACCGCAAGTCGGCACCCGCACACCGGTGCTCTCCGACGACGGCAAGGATCTGGCCGCCGCGATCCAGACGATCATCGAAGCCGGATTCGACGACTTGAGCCGAATCGTCGCCGACGCATTCGACGGCGCCACCCTCGCCGTCGACGTCAACAACGGTCTGTTCGACCTGCAACTGCAACAGCCCGGCATGCTACGGCCGCTCCGCGCGGCCGAATTGTCAGACGGCACATTGCGATTCCTGTTGTGGGCCGCTGCGCTGCTCAGCCCGCAACGGCCGTCGCTGATGGTGCTGAACGAACCGGAGACCTCGCTGCACCCGAGGCTCGTCGGCCCGTTGGCCGCCCTGATCCGCATCGCGGCCGAGCACACCCAGGTTGTGGTGGTCACCCATTCCGATGCACTTCGGCAGCTTCTCAACGACGCTACCGAGATCGAGCTCTACAAAGATTTCGGCGAGACCCGGATCACCGGACAGAGTTTGCTGACGACACCGCCGTGGGACTGGGGCAAACGCTGAGGAAAGGTGCGACCAGTCTCTATTTGCGTGCAAAGTGTGCAGTTTGTGCAAATATGTGGGCATGGGCAATCACTTGGGCCTTCGCGAGCGCCGCCGCCGGCAGACCAGCGCGGACATCCGCGGGGCCGCCGTGCGCCTGGCGCAAGCACGCGGTTGGGACAAAGTCACCATCGAGGAGATCTGCGTCCAGGCCGGCATCTCGACCCGCACGTTCTTCAACTACTTCCCGAACAAGGAAGCGGCGATCGCCTACGGCCCCTCGGACCTACCACCAGAGCTGGCCGAGGAGTTCGTCGCCGCCGGCCCCGCACCGCTCTCGGTTGTCCTGGCGGATCTGATCACCCTGGCCGCCCACCATCTGCGCGACATGCCGCCGCAGCGCGAGCAGGCCGTGTGCATGCTGGACCTGGCCAAAACCACCCCCGCGGTGCTGGCGGCGTTCCTGGCCGACCTGGAGCGCTTCCAGACCCAGCTGACCGACATCGTCGCCAAACGCCAGGGCATGCCGTCCGATGACGAGATCCCGGCGCTGATCTCCGCGCTGGCACTGACGGCGGTCCGTTCGGGCATCGAGCGCTGGTCCAGCAGCGAACCGGAGGACGCGGACGACACGCCGATGCCCTACGTCGAGCGGGCCGCAGCGCTGGTCAACAGCATTTTCAGCAAGTAATTGGCGTGACCGAAAACACATAAACTTGCATGATCTGCAAAAAGTGCAGATTATGTATCCATGGTCCGGCGGCGGAACTCGACTATGCCTCGGTTGATCGAGACATCCGCCCGCTTCATGTCGGGCCGTTTTGGGCTGCGGGAGGCCCGGTCGAGGCTCCTGACGTTCGAACCTCCTGCAGTGCAACGCAACTCGAATCAGCTGATCGGATCGCCTAACCGGGAAGGGATCGCGTAGGTGCAGATGGCGAAGATGGTGCGCAACGCCTGGTTGCCGCTGTTGATCGTGGCCGTGGTCGCGATCGGCGGGTTCACCGTGCACCGGGTCAAGTCGTATTTCACCGCGGAGAACGCGGACACGTTGACCAGCCCGAAGGTGGACGACTCAAAACCGTTCAAGCCCAAGGTCGTCAAGTACGAGATCTTCGGTTCGGCGGCAAGCGCCAACGTGAACTACCTGGATCTCAGTGCGGAGCCGCGGCGCCTGGACGACGCGCCGCTGCCCTGGACCCTGGTCCTGAGCACCACCGCCCCCTCAGTTTTCCCCAACATCTCGGCGCAGAGCGACGGTGACTACCTCGGCTGCCGCATCACCGTCGACGACGAAATCAAGGACGAGAAAATTTCAAACGGCGTGCACGCTTTGACCTCCTGCCTGGTGAAATCAGCATGAGCACCACCCTCGAAGACAGACGGCCGGACAACTTCGACACCGCTCCCATCCCCAAACACGCGGCGCGTCCGGCGATTCCGCGGTTCCTGCGCAAGTTCGCGGTGCCCGTCATCATCGGCTGGATCGCGCTGATCGCCGTCCTCAACACCGTGGTCCCACAGCTCGACGAGGTCGGCAAGCTGCGCTCGGTCTCGATGAGCCCCGACGACGCACAGTCGGTGATCGCCACCAAGCGTGTCGGCGAGGTGTTCAAGGAGTACAAGTCCAACAGCTCGGTGATGATCGTGCTGGAGGGCCAGAACGCGCTCGGCGCCGACGCACACGCGTACTACGACCAGATCGTCCGCAAACTCGAGGCCGACAAGCAGCACGTCGAGCACGTTCAGGACTTCTGGAGCGACCCGCTCACCGGGGCCGGTGCGCAGAGCAACGATGGCAAGGCCGCCTACGTGCAGGTCTATCTCGTCGGGAACATGGGTGAGACGAAGGCCAATGACTCGGTCGAGGCCGTTCAGCACATCGTCGACAGCGCCAAGCCGCCCAACGGGGTCAAGGCCTACGTCACCGGCCCCTCAGCCCTGGAAGCCGACCAGCACCTGGCCGGAGACCGCAGCCTGCAGCTGATCACGATGGCAACGTTCGTCGTGATCATCGCGATGCTGCTGTTGGTCTACCGGTCGATCGTCACGGTGCTGCTCACGCTCGGCATGGTGGTGTTCGAGCTGGCGGCCGCCCGGGGTGTGGTCGCGTTCCTCGGCTACCACGAGATCATCGGGCTCTCCACGTTCGCGACCAACCTGCTGGTCACCCTGGCCATCGCGGCCGCGACCGACTACGCGATCTTCCTGATCGGCCGATATCAGGAAGCCAGAGCCGTCGGCGAATCGCGAGAAGACGCGTACTACACCATGTTCCACGGCACGGCGCACGTCGTGCTCGGATCCGGCATGACCATCGCCGGCGCCACCTTCTGCCTGCACTTCACCAACCTGCCCTACTTCCAGACACTCGGCGTCCCGCTGGCCATCGGCATGGTCGTGGTGGTGCTCGCGGCCCTGACGCTCGGGCCCGCGGTCATCTCGGTGGCCACCCGCTTCCGCCAGACCCTGGAGCCCAAGCGCGCCCAGCGAATTCGCGGCTGGCGCAAGATCGGCGCCGCCGTCGTGCGCTGGCCCGGACCGATCCTGGTCATGACGATCGGCATCGCCCTGGTCGGTCTGTTGACGCTGCCCGGCTACCGGACCAACTACAACGACCGCAACTACCTGCCCGCCGACCTGCCGGCCAACGCCGGTTACGCGGCCGCGGACCGGCACTTCTCCAAGGCGCGGATGAACCCTGAGTTGCTGATGATCGAAAGCGATCACGACCTGCGCAACTCCGCCGACTTCCTGGTCATCGACAAGATCGCCAAGGCCATCTTCCGGGTGCCCGGAATCAGTCGGGTGCAGGCCATCACCCGGCCCGAGGGCAAGCCGATCGAGCACACGTCGATCCCGTTCCAGATCAGCATGCAGGGCGTCTCGCAGCAGATGACGCAGAAGTATCAGGAAGATCAGATCGCCGACATGCTCAAGCAGTCGGATGAGATGCAGACGACCATCAACAGCATGGAGCAGATGCAGAGCATCACCACGCAGATGGCCGCCGACATGCACCAGATGGTCGGCAAGATGCACTCGATGACGATCGATGTCGCCGAATTGCGGGACCACATGGCCGATTTCGAGGACTTCTTCCGGCCGATCCGCTCCTACTTCTACTGGGAGAAGCACTGCTACGACATACCGGTGTGCTTCTCGCTGCGGTCGGTGTTCGATGCCCTCGACGGCATCGACACCATGACCGACGACATCCAGAGCCTGCTGCCAATCATGGATCACCTCGACACATTGATGCCGAAGATGGTGGCGCTGATGCCCGAGATGATCCAGAACATGAAGAACATGAAAACCATGATGCTGACCATGTATTCGACCCAGAAGGGCATGCTGGAGCAGCAACAGCGGGCGCAGCGCGACTCCTCGGCCATGGGCCGGGCGTTCGACGCGTCCCGCAACGACGACTCGTTCTACCTACCGCCGGAGACGTTCGACAACCCCGAGTTCAAGAAGGGGATGAAGAACTTCATCTCCCCCGACGGCCACGCCGTGCGCTTCATCATCAGCCACGACGGTGATCCGATGTCCGCGGAGGGCATTTCGCACATCGACGCGATCAAGAAGGCCACCTACGAGGCGCTGAAGGGCACCCCGATGGAGGGCTCCAAGATCCTCCTCGGTGGCACGGCGGCCACCTTCAAGGACATGCAGGAGGGCAGCAACTACGACCTGCTGATCGCCGGAATCGCGTCCATGTGCCTGATTTTCATCATCATGCTGATCCTGACCCGCAGCGTGGTCGCGTCCGCAGTGATCGTGGGAACGGTATTGCTTTCGCTGGGTGCATCTTTCGGGCTTTCGGTGCTCATCTGGCAACACCTGATCGGCATCGAACTGCACTGGATGGTGCTGGCGATGTCGGTCATCATCCTGCTGGCGGTCGGCGCGGACTACAACCTGCTGCTGGTGTCCCGGTTCAAGGAGGAGATCCATGCCGGCCTGAACACCGGCATCATCCGGGCCATGGGTGGCACCGGGTCAGTGGTGACCTCTGCCGGACTGGTGTTCGCCTTCACGATGATGACGATGGCGGTCAGCGAGCTGATCGTGATCGGCCAGGTGGGCACCACGATCGGTCTGGGTCTGTTGTTCGACACGCTGATCGTGCGGTCGTTGATGACGCCGTCGATCGCCGCGCTGCTGGGCAAGTGGTTCTGGTGGCCGCAGCGCGTGCGGCAGCGCCCGGTCGCCTCCCCCTGGCCGAAGCCCAGCGAGCAACCGGCGGAGAGGGATTCACTGACGTCGGTCTAACGCCGAGTGCGAATTCCGCGACGCTTCCGCGGCGTGTCGCGTCGTGAAGTTCACACTCGCCGCGGGGGTGACGGGCGACAGACGGTAGGCAGCGCTCAGTTCACGACGTCGAACACCGCCGCGGCCGACGTGACCGCTTTATCGGCGTTGCCCTCGTCGTGCAGCAGCATGCGCACGCCGACCCGTCCGGGTCCACCGGGGTAGGCCGAACCCTCCACCCGGAACGGGCCCACCTTGCCGCGGGACATGAACATCACGTGCCAGCTGACGACCTGCAGCCGCCGCGTCCCGGCGGCCTCCGCGGCGAGGTCGGTCGCGGCGGTCTCCAGCACCACGTGTTGCGGACCGATGTGCAGGGCCGCATCCGGGGAGGCGTACTCGGCGCTCAGCGCGGGCAACACCCAGTGCCCGTCGCCACGCTTGGCGGCGCCGAAGGCCGCCCACAGGGGCGGCAGGTCGGGTGAATCCTCGATCACCAGCTCGGTGCCCGAAACATCCATCCGGTCAAGGCCTTCCGGCGGTATGCCGATGATCGCGCCCTGCCCCTCGTTGAAGGCGAGCACCCGGTCCGGGTTGTCGGCATCGACGATCTTGCACCGCCCGT
This genomic stretch from Mycobacterium paragordonae harbors:
- a CDS encoding RND family transporter, yielding MSTTLEDRRPDNFDTAPIPKHAARPAIPRFLRKFAVPVIIGWIALIAVLNTVVPQLDEVGKLRSVSMSPDDAQSVIATKRVGEVFKEYKSNSSVMIVLEGQNALGADAHAYYDQIVRKLEADKQHVEHVQDFWSDPLTGAGAQSNDGKAAYVQVYLVGNMGETKANDSVEAVQHIVDSAKPPNGVKAYVTGPSALEADQHLAGDRSLQLITMATFVVIIAMLLLVYRSIVTVLLTLGMVVFELAAARGVVAFLGYHEIIGLSTFATNLLVTLAIAAATDYAIFLIGRYQEARAVGESREDAYYTMFHGTAHVVLGSGMTIAGATFCLHFTNLPYFQTLGVPLAIGMVVVVLAALTLGPAVISVATRFRQTLEPKRAQRIRGWRKIGAAVVRWPGPILVMTIGIALVGLLTLPGYRTNYNDRNYLPADLPANAGYAAADRHFSKARMNPELLMIESDHDLRNSADFLVIDKIAKAIFRVPGISRVQAITRPEGKPIEHTSIPFQISMQGVSQQMTQKYQEDQIADMLKQSDEMQTTINSMEQMQSITTQMAADMHQMVGKMHSMTIDVAELRDHMADFEDFFRPIRSYFYWEKHCYDIPVCFSLRSVFDALDGIDTMTDDIQSLLPIMDHLDTLMPKMVALMPEMIQNMKNMKTMMLTMYSTQKGMLEQQQRAQRDSSAMGRAFDASRNDDSFYLPPETFDNPEFKKGMKNFISPDGHAVRFIISHDGDPMSAEGISHIDAIKKATYEALKGTPMEGSKILLGGTAATFKDMQEGSNYDLLIAGIASMCLIFIIMLILTRSVVASAVIVGTVLLSLGASFGLSVLIWQHLIGIELHWMVLAMSVIILLAVGADYNLLLVSRFKEEIHAGLNTGIIRAMGGTGSVVTSAGLVFAFTMMTMAVSELIVIGQVGTTIGLGLLFDTLIVRSLMTPSIAALLGKWFWWPQRVRQRPVASPWPKPSEQPAERDSLTSV
- a CDS encoding PecA family PE domain-processing aspartic protease yields the protein MSFLAVAPDWVTSAAADLENIGSALAAANAAAALPTTGVAAAAADEVSTAIASLFAGFGQEYQAINTQLSAFQQQFVLLLGGSAGSYATAEATAASVLDPVFGIINTPTQLLLGRPLIGDGAAGTAASPNGGAGGLLWGNGGAGYSPATGPGGAGGSAGFVGNGGAGGTGGIGAVGGAGGNGGWLYGNGGYGGWGGANAGGVGGNGGAGGIAYLLGNGGYGGAGGLGNDPLLPLGYGGTGGHGGMIWGNQGFSGAGWDGKTISMPTVQTTEPIVNLSVNGQTSGPILVDTGSAGLVMQIKDIGGLPGLLKLGIPHGLNISAYSGGLTYLYASYPTSVDFGNGIVSSPTAVNVVLFSLPTSPFAINAYFTEFLKNPFTTPFDAYFATAGVDGVLGVGPNAVGPGPNIPTQALPGALAQGLQIDMQNQKLTFGPNPDPTPGFSINGSPISTLYVKVGAGPLQAVPSIVDSGGVLGTMPSSVIGGAGSLPAGTDIYVYGDAAGTKELYHYNTSWYTPTVISSGLMNTGYLPFATQPIYISNSPGGVGTTVVNTP
- the pntB gene encoding Re/Si-specific NAD(P)(+) transhydrogenase subunit beta produces the protein MFTIETAAKAAYVVAALLFILALAGLSKHETSRAGNTFGIFGMAVALAATIALAINGHIESLGVALLAGAVAVGAAIGLWRARVVEMTGMPELIALLHSFVGLAAVLVGWNGYLFVEHNPGGAEAATLRAEGLGGIHSAEVVIGVFIGAVTFTGSIVANLKLSARIKSAPMMLPGKNFLNVGALVLFGALTVWFVINPTIWLLAAVTALALLLGWHLVASIGGGDMPVVVSMLNSYSGWAAAASGFLLSNDLLIITGALVGSSGAYLSYIMCKAMNRSFISVIAGGFGIEAGPAEDKDYGEHREVTAEGAAELLGSADSVIITPGYGMAVAQAQNAVAELTRKLRARGVNVRFGIHPVAGRLPGHMNVLLAEAKVPYDIVLEMDEINDDFSDTAVVLVIGANDTVNPAAAEDPSSPIAGMPVLTVWDADNVVVFKRSMASGYAGVQNPLFFRENTAMLFGDARDRVEAILAAL
- a CDS encoding MmpS family transport accessory protein; this translates as MAKMVRNAWLPLLIVAVVAIGGFTVHRVKSYFTAENADTLTSPKVDDSKPFKPKVVKYEIFGSAASANVNYLDLSAEPRRLDDAPLPWTLVLSTTAPSVFPNISAQSDGDYLGCRITVDDEIKDEKISNGVHALTSCLVKSA
- a CDS encoding TetR family transcriptional regulator — translated: MGNHLGLRERRRRQTSADIRGAAVRLAQARGWDKVTIEEICVQAGISTRTFFNYFPNKEAAIAYGPSDLPPELAEEFVAAGPAPLSVVLADLITLAAHHLRDMPPQREQAVCMLDLAKTTPAVLAAFLADLERFQTQLTDIVAKRQGMPSDDEIPALISALALTAVRSGIERWSSSEPEDADDTPMPYVERAAALVNSIFSK
- a CDS encoding Re/Si-specific NAD(P)(+) transhydrogenase subunit alpha — translated: MIIGIPRESLSGETRVAATPQTVGQLIKLGYSVVVESEAGAAASFLDSAYDEAGADIGSPEQAWTADIVLKVNAPNDDEIAALRDGATLVSLISPGLHPELVEKLTTRKITVLAMDAVPRISRAQSLDVLSSMANIAGYRAVIEAAHAFGRFFTGQVTAAGKVPPAKVLVVGAGVAGLSAIGAAGSLGAIVRATDPRPEVADQVKSLGGEYISVDDSEAEVSATGYAKEMSEDYKAREAQLYAEQCQDVDIIITTALIPGKPAPRIITADMVAGMTPGSVIVDMAASNGGNVEGTVKDQLVVTDNDVTIIGYTDLAGRLPAQSSQLYGTNLVNLLKLMTPEKDGQLVLNFDDVVQRSMTVVRDGESTWPPPPVQVSAAPAVPAAAAPVKESHAKQPMSNKRRLTTTLIAAAVLFGLIAISPAALQVHLTVFALAIVIGYYVIGHVHHALHTPLMSVTNAISGIIVLGALLQIGKENLPITVVSCAAILLASINIFGGFAVTRRMLAMFSRS
- a CDS encoding AAA family ATPase produces the protein MLQTIAVRGYRSLRDIVLPLGRLSVVTGANGTGKSSVYRALRLLADCGRGDVIGSLAREGGLESVLWAGPEQLTGARKQGKAQGTTRSRPLSLELGFAADDFGYLVDLGIPQMAGIRSAFSRDPEIKREAIFAGPVLRRATTLVLRTRDFAEVSGDSGFDELSRTLPAYRSVLTEYAHPQALPELAAVRERLRGWRFYDGFRVDAAAPARLPQVGTRTPVLSDDGKDLAAAIQTIIEAGFDDLSRIVADAFDGATLAVDVNNGLFDLQLQQPGMLRPLRAAELSDGTLRFLLWAAALLSPQRPSLMVLNEPETSLHPRLVGPLAALIRIAAEHTQVVVVTHSDALRQLLNDATEIELYKDFGETRITGQSLLTTPPWDWGKR